One Tubulanus polymorphus chromosome 5, tnTubPoly1.2, whole genome shotgun sequence DNA segment encodes these proteins:
- the LOC141905777 gene encoding macrophage-expressed gene 1 protein-like, producing MESVLLICLLFCCGGMWVAAGASDAAVAEANGFKYRKDDPQHCPQLQKDIMDVLPGAGFDNLRNVEMGMVLKHRYDDCRITLDRRYIIPDDVTVTPEKRSSVDITSQIYDHWTNFTSTDSRTINADAHASFGWFGSVSGSYSSEKESIRKSQVNDDTVTSRVQVRHTLYKIRAEPGTPLAPGFDSQSRDIVSFLQAGDKRGARYLAQLLVRDFGTHYVTGKDAGGAIVQTDSINASYVNRYSMDKSKVTAAASGSFLGMFGGGGSYSHSTSKELIDQYIKNRKHSQIFTYGGPAFRANFTLNQWEDGLHDNLVAVDRFGDPLHYAITPETFRDLPLHDVKQLAETVREAVESYYKHNAYKGCTNSNSKNFDIDANIDDGTCKGSSNNFTFGGVYQTCQSPLGDCGKYAQVNPKTGTYSCPDDYESVLIHNGPGFVCKEKCHGWWIFKRCHTECYVTGANTGTPLYRTYWCAATHTVQPNSGYLFGGTYTTSQSNPLTKQQNCPTHFYPLKMTESAFVCVSDDYEFGFRYSVPFAGFFSCESGNPLTILEHTGILQSSKQNTNQLHSLLGYLQKNADPKSWPKRCPIGFSQHLALISDGCEINFCAKANSIPMGIGLPLIRRPPYNPKPLTIINGSMFLMTADRRIKYKSMETGTWKEVDLPTAKAIYQGEWKSIQPADKPASDQTGPAARTGVVDGLSTSSVAGIVIGTLCVAVMVVLVVALSIRRHRRLKAPLLRRTAAADANNRYSTFESEQASETGSVNTESV from the coding sequence ATGGAATCTGTTCTCCTGATCTGTCTGTTATTTTGCTGTGGTGGAATGTGGGTCGCCGCTGGTGCTTCCGATGCAGCGGTGGCAGAAGCGAATGGTTTCAAATACCGCAAAGATGATCCGCAACACTGCCCGCAGCTGCAGAAGGATATCATGGACGTCCTGCCCGGAGCCGGATTCGATAATCTACGTAATGTTGAGATGGGAATGGTGCTGAAACACCGGTACGATGACTGCCGTATAACTCTAGACCGTCGCTATATCATACCGGATGACGTCACGGTGACTCCTGAGAAACGTAGCAGCGTCGACATCACGTCTCAAATATACGATCATTGGACCAACTTTACCAGTACTGATTCGCGCACGATTAACGCCGATGCGCATGCGTCATTCGGATGGTTCGGGAGTGTAAGCGGTTCGTATTCCTCCGAGAAAGAATCGATTAGAAAGAGTCAGGTTAACGACGACACAGTCACGTCACGTGTTCAGGTACGTCATACACTCTACAAGATCCGTGCTGAACCTGGTACTCCCCTAGCCCCCGGGTTCGACTCTCAGTCCAGAGATATCGTCTCCTTCCTTCAAGCCGGTGATAAGAGAGGCGCTCGGTATTTGGCGCAGTTGTTGGTGCGTGATTTTGGCACTCATTACGTCACTGGTAAGGACGCTGGTGGTGCCATCGTCCAAACTGATTCGATTAACGCATCTTATGTGAACAGATACAGTATGGATAAATCTAAGGTGACAGCTGCGGCGAGTGGTTCCTTCCTGGGTATGTTCGGCGGTGGTGGTTCTTATTCACATTCGACCAGTAAAGAACTGATCGATCAATACATCAAAAATCGTAAACATTCACAGATTTTTACGTACGGAGGTCCGGCATTCCGAGCGAATTTCACTCTGAATCAATGGGAAGATGGACTTCACGATAATCTCGTGGCCGTCGATCGATTCGGTGATCCGTTACACTACGCGATAACTCCCGAGACTTTCCGTGATTTGCCGCTTCACGACGTTAAACAATTAGCGGAAACAGTTCGCGAAGCCGTCGAGTCGTATTACAAACACAACGCGTATAAAGGCTGCACGAATTCGAATTCTAAAAATTTCGATATCGACGCAAATATCGACGACGGAACTTGTAAAGGTTCGTCGAATAACTTTACTTTCGGAGGCGTCTATCAAACGTGTCAAAGTCCACTCGGAGACTGCGGAAAATACGCGCAAGTTAATCCGAAAACCGGTACATATAGCTGTCCTGATGACTACGAAAGTGTTCTGATTCACAACGGACCCGGGTTCGTTTGCAAGGAGAAATGTCACGGTTGGTGGATATTCAAAAGATGTCATACTGAATGTTACGTTACTGGTGCGAATACCGGGACTCCGCTTTACCGGACGTACTGGTGCGCCGCGACTCATACCGTACAACCGAACTCTGGGTATCTATTCGGAGGAACTTACACCACATCGCAGTCGAATCCTTTGACTAAACAGCAAAACTGTCCCACTCATTTCTACCCGTTAAAGATGACCGAAAGTGCCTTCGTTTGCGTCAGCGATGATTATGAGTTCGGCTTCAGGTATTCTGTGCCGTTCGCCGGATTCTTTAGCTGTGAAAGTGGAAATCCACTGACAATTCTGGAACACACGGGAATCCTTCAGAGTAGCAAACAGAACACGAATCAACTGCATTCACTTCTTGGATATTTGCAGAAAAATGCGGACCCGAAATCGTGGCCAAAACGATGTCCTATTGGATTCAGTCAACACTTGGCATTAATCAGCGACGGGTGCGAAATCAACTTCTGCGCCAAAGCGAACTCGATTCCGATGGGTATCGGTTTACCTTTAATCCGGCGTCCTCCGTACAACCCTAAACCGCTCACTATCATCAACGGTTCGATGTTCCTGATGACAGCCGACCGAAGAATCAAATACAAGAGTATGGAGACCGGAACCTGGAAGGAAGTCGACTTGCCGACGGCTAAAGCGATCTATCAGGGCGAATGGAAGTCTATTCAACCGGCGGATAAGCCAGCTTCCGACCAGACTGGACCGGCCGCGAGAACTGGTGTCGTCGATGGTCTATCAACTAGTTCCGTAGCTGGTATTGTAATTGGAACTTTGTGCGTGGCCGTCATGGTAGTTTTGGTCGTCGCCTTGTCGATACGTCGCCACCGTCGACTGAAGGCACCCCTCTTAAGAAGAaccgctgctgctgatgctaaTAACAGATACAGCACGTTCGAATCCGAGCAAGCATCAGAAACCGGTTCAGTCAACACAGAAAGTGTTTAA
- the LOC141906352 gene encoding uncharacterized protein LOC141906352, producing MLIRALFLGLFILQHACCAAESTGKGGGGAAESTGSGDGGATAARVKVGTTKRVSKRAIIAEPESEATGSEPESEATSAEPEVSSAEIPSQPEGNHVTRTTEPEHSATSENNSSIQMRQVESDDDDELTNMQILLPPLALVFIIIGGLITLSVYNQRSCVKALPCYRHKIHPLTRSNNLAIKKSKARSTDIEMLTSSVDINESMISEFTDEDVEILTDFDREVITYLDHFYNKPSELFHIALPGLVSLLLCPFALYLFDPLAKIFWPVHLYPKPPNINDAIACFLAPAGLVYAMAFGYAFQSALSKQNEIYGRITYELSQIDQIVTFTTKLTFPNKQVALDILRAVKCEAIFMALQISDAEPDDFEHYNKDDKNVKVQIWTILDDLKKLTPRAVDEFDGVVNRVLVEEIIEHIMELNSICSDRMGAWHTRIHPLKWMFLETLGFFSFFGVLLLTTKSYILELVMCVITVFSISLLCYVVSDFDSPFSGFFRVDLSVLKDVVMRIEAMYRLKTKDDATIWYYPAKKKDAESLCSKVICRSKTSDAK from the exons ATGTTGATTCGAGCATTATTTCTTGGACTATTCATTTTGCAACATGCTTGTTGTGCAGCTGAGTCCACAGGAAAAGGCGGTGGAGGTGCAGCTGAGTCCACAGGAAGTGGTGATGGAGGTGCAACTGCTGCTAGAGTTAAAGTCGGGACAACAAAACGCGTTTCCAAACGAGCCATTATAGCGGAGCCAGAAAGTGAGGCCACTGGATCAGAACCAGAAAGTGAGGCCACCAGCGCTGAACCAGAAGTTTCTTCAGCAGAAATTCCATCACAACCGGAAGGTAATCATGTAACGAGGACAACTGAACCGGAGCATTCCGCCACATCAGAGAATAACTCATCAATACAGATGCGACAAGTTgaaagtgatgatgatgatgagctCACCAACATGCAAATACTTCTTCCACCTCTTGCGTTGGTTTTTATTATAATTGGTG GACTTATCACGTTGTCTGTTTACAACCAAAGAAGTTGCGTGAAAGCACTGCCATGCTACCGTCACAAGATACATCCACTAACCCGTTCAAATAATTTAGCCATTAAAAAATCCAAAGCCCGTTCGACCG ACATAGAAATGTTAACCAGCAGCGTTGATATTAACGAATCCATGATTTCGGAGTTCACCGATGAAGACGTTGAAATCCTTACTGATTTCGACCGCGAAGTGATCACCTATTTGGACCATTTTTACAACAAACCCTCAGAGCTATTTCACATCGCTTTACCCGGGCTTGTATCGTTGTTACTTTGCCCATTTGCTCTTTATCTATTCGATCCGTTGGCGAAGATTTTCTGGCCAGTTCATCTATACCCAAAACCTCCAAATATCAATGATGCCATCGCATGTTTCTTGGCACCGGCCGGTTTGGTTTACGCAATGGCGTTCGGGTACGCGTTCCAATCGGCATTGAGCAAACAGAACGAAATCTACGGCAGAATCACTTACGAATTGTCGCAAATCGATCAAATTGTTACTTTCACCACGAAACTGACGTTTCCGAATAAACAGGTGGCTTTAGATATTCTAAGAGCGGTGAAATGTGAAGCGATCTTCATGGCGCTACAGATCAGCGATGCTGAGCCGGATGATTTTGAACATTACAATAAAGACGACAAAAATGTGAAAG TACAAATCTGGACGATTTTGGATGATCTAAAGAAGTTGACGCCCCGTGCGGTTGATGAGTTCGATGGAGTCGTTAATAGGGTTCTTGTTGAAGAAATCATTGAACACATCATGGAGTTGAACAGCATTTGTTCAGATAGAATGGGAGCCTGGCATACCAGAATCCACCCATTAAA GTGGATGTTTCTGGAAACTCTTGGCTTCTTCAGTTTTTTCGGAGTTTTGTTGCTGACCACAAAATCATACATTCTAGAACTGGTGATGTGCGTCATCACTGTGTTCAGTATCTCACTACTCTGTTACGTTGTGTCCGACTTTGATTCGCCGTTCAGCGGATTTTTCCGCGTAGATTTGAGCGTGTTGAAAGACGTAGTTATGCGAATTGAAGCCATGTACCGACTGAAAACAAAGGACGATGCTACAATATGGTACTATCCGGCGAAAAAAAAGGATGCAGAGTCACTTTGTTCAAAAGTCATATGCCGTTCCAAAACAAGTGATGCAAAATAG